GCTTGTAGCTTCCAAGTGTAAAGCCGACCGGCCAGAATGAGACCTCCCCTCCGTTAATCGCAACGTTATCGCTTAAAGATTGCGCAATAATATGGATAAGAGGCAGCACCATACTCAAGCCAATAGCGGCTAACAAAATGATGTTAAACAGATTAAACATTTTATGACCTTTTGTCATAATCATACTGATATACCTACTTTCCCTTCTGCATCAATACAAGCCTTCACCGGTCATCTTTTTACTGAACGTGTTGCTGAGCATGATTAAGGCAAGACCTACAACCGATTTGAACAGCCCGATAGCTGTTGTGTAGCTGTACTGGCGATCCACAAGGCCTGCCCGATATACGAACGTATCGATGATTTCCCCATTTTCACTGTTGAGCGGGTTCAGAAATACGAAGACGCGTTCGAAGCCGAAATCGAGAAAATTACCGATATGCAGCAGGAACAAAATAACAATGGTTGGCAAAATACTTGGAATTGTGATGGAAAACACTTGTCGAATTCGACTTGCTCCATCAATCTGTGCAGCTTCATATAGATCGGGATTAATTCCTGCAATAGCAGCCAAATAGATGATCGTCCCCCAACCGCTATCCTTCCATATCCCGGACCCGATCAGAATCGTCCGAATGTAACTATTTTCTCCCATGAAATAAATCGAATCGATGCCGAATAAACCAAGCAAGTGATTGACGATTCCCGTTGAAGGCGATAATACGCCTACAACAACCCCGCCTACGATGACCCAGGACAGAAAATGAGGCATATAGACTACGGTTTGGACAATTCGCTTGTAGGCCATGACCCGTAATTCATTGATGAGCAGGGCCAGTATAATCGGAATCGGAAAAGCGAAAAACAAATCGTAGAATCCGATCAAAATGGTATTTTTTAAAATCTGCAGAAAATCCGCATACGCGAACATTCGCTGGAAATTATCAAAGCCGACCCAAGGGCTTCCTTTTATCCCTTTGAAAATGTTGTAGTTTTGAAAAGCGATAACCGAACCCATCAACGGGATATATTTAAAAAGTAGAAAGTAAATGATACCGGGTATTGAAATCACGTAAATCGGCCAATTTTTTCGGATAAAGGCCCATTTCTGACTCCGCGATGAGAAATCGTAAACCATTCGATCGGATGGCTGAATTTTACTGGCCATGTTCTTCTCCCCTTCATGCCTGCTGCATTACATATACTTTGTTAATCCTGAATGCCATAACGCTTCGCAGCACTTTGATACAGCCACTCCTCCGCTATGCGAAAGGCCGTCTCCTGATCAATCCAACCGGCTTCGATTTGGTTCCACAGGAATTCTGCCACCAACCGTTTAATAACCAAAATTTTGCCATAGCTCCACTCGATCGAGCGGGCATCCGACACAATAAGCGAGCTTTTGATGGCAGGCAGCGCTTCTAGCCGGTATTGCATGCTGTCCCGATACGTACTCGCCCGGAAGTTAAACCACCAATGTCCCCCCACATGAACATTCGGGAAATTCCATGCCGCTTGCACGATATCCAAATTGTTAAGCTCGGTAGCTACTACAAGTTCGAACGGACAAGCATAAGCTTCAAATAAGGCAGACAGCTTCAGAATACGCGACGGGTCATTCGCCGGAATGGCGGTTCCGCACCATGAGCGTTCAACCCCGAGGAATAATTGAATGAACAATCCTCTTGCTTCAGCGGCCGCACATACTTCATGCAGAAGCATCATTAGGATCTCATCTCTCGTACTGCCTTGCCCAATGACAACCTTGCGGTTAGCACAGGCTTCATATCTCGGCAGCGT
Above is a genomic segment from Paenibacillus sp. HWE-109 containing:
- a CDS encoding ABC transporter permease: MASKIQPSDRMVYDFSSRSQKWAFIRKNWPIYVISIPGIIYFLLFKYIPLMGSVIAFQNYNIFKGIKGSPWVGFDNFQRMFAYADFLQILKNTILIGFYDLFFAFPIPIILALLINELRVMAYKRIVQTVVYMPHFLSWVIVGGVVVGVLSPSTGIVNHLLGLFGIDSIYFMGENSYIRTILIGSGIWKDSGWGTIIYLAAIAGINPDLYEAAQIDGASRIRQVFSITIPSILPTIVILFLLHIGNFLDFGFERVFVFLNPLNSENGEIIDTFVYRAGLVDRQYSYTTAIGLFKSVVGLALIMLSNTFSKKMTGEGLY